From one Microcoleus sp. bin38.metabat.b11b12b14.051 genomic stretch:
- a CDS encoding AraC family transcriptional regulator encodes MSDNQPAPHLHLLSSFESGWDGLNLIYELEPADEMPETDLEHHFIIIAENDFRASFMFNGSWQEVDYARGDIAIIPATETFPRTFVDREVPLIELFLAPAMLARAAFDSVDADKIELVPQLHLCDPLIQHMGLALKQELAAGGADSRLYAESMGTALAVHLLRRYCSFTPQIKNYTGGLSKYQLQQVFNYIEQNLDGNLSLENMSSAVQISPHYFATLFKQSTGVTPHQYVIKCRIDRAKQLLGRRELTLVEICLAVGFQSQSHFTRVFRQQVKTTPKAYRNDLAGTPIDEAKF; translated from the coding sequence GTGTCTGATAATCAACCCGCACCGCATTTGCACCTCCTTTCTAGCTTTGAATCGGGATGGGATGGTTTGAATCTCATTTATGAGCTAGAACCTGCTGACGAAATGCCGGAAACTGATTTAGAACATCACTTTATCATCATCGCTGAAAATGATTTTCGCGCGAGTTTTATGTTTAATGGCAGTTGGCAAGAGGTAGATTATGCTAGGGGCGATATTGCGATTATTCCTGCTACTGAAACTTTTCCGAGAACATTTGTCGATCGCGAAGTTCCATTAATTGAGCTGTTTCTCGCGCCTGCAATGCTTGCTCGTGCTGCTTTTGACTCTGTGGATGCAGATAAAATTGAGTTAGTGCCGCAGTTGCACCTGTGCGATCCGTTAATTCAGCATATGGGGCTGGCTTTGAAGCAAGAATTAGCAGCCGGAGGTGCAGACAGTCGCCTGTATGCAGAGTCAATGGGGACAGCCCTTGCTGTGCATTTGCTGAGGCGCTACTGTTCTTTTACTCCTCAGATTAAAAACTACACGGGCGGATTGTCGAAGTATCAGCTCCAGCAAGTATTCAATTATATCGAGCAAAATTTAGATGGTAATTTGAGTTTGGAAAATATGAGCAGTGCTGTGCAGATTAGTCCGCATTATTTTGCTACTTTGTTCAAGCAATCTACAGGTGTTACACCCCATCAGTATGTGATAAAATGTCGTATCGACAGAGCAAAGCAGTTGCTAGGGCGGCGGGAGTTGACTCTTGTGGAAATCTGTCTCGCAGTCGGCTTTCAAAGTCAGAGTCATTTTACTAGAGTGTTTCGCCAACAGGTGAAAACTACGCCCAAGGCTTATAGAAATGATTTGGCAGGTACTCCCATAGATGAGGCAAAATTTTGA
- a CDS encoding AAA family ATPase — MEIKRVTLNNIGPFGTEEIPIAPTEQNRSNVTVFVGNNGTGKTSILEALATSLSWFIARLRTEKGNGSLIREDVILNAANAAAIEIEIYDSFGASAHQNESENRFHWTVAKNRTGRKSPYASNLNNCTRLANRYRDVLTYDDNTSLPLIAFYPVERSVIDIPLKIRTKHTFLQLNGYDNALSHGVDFRRFFEWFREREDAENESGISEDMFSELRTRLGTNQNVWQQLKELQASAKDRQLTAVRAAIHHFMPHMDRLRVRRKPRLHMAIDKNGETLNVAQLSQGEKSLMALVGDIARRLAMLNPALDNPLTGDGIVLIDEVDLHLHPSWQRSLCDRLVETFPNCQFVLTTHSPLVISDCQNVLVYSLTDGELQELPSQYGQDVNTVLLDVMNTSIRNQEIDSRLNDLLDAIQESNLPQAQHLLAELTAELPANHLELMKAKLLLRKQELRHAKH, encoded by the coding sequence ATGGAAATCAAACGGGTTACTTTAAATAATATCGGGCCATTTGGAACCGAAGAAATTCCCATAGCCCCCACCGAGCAAAATCGTAGTAACGTCACCGTCTTTGTCGGTAACAACGGCACTGGCAAAACATCGATACTAGAAGCATTAGCTACTTCCCTCAGTTGGTTTATTGCCCGTTTACGTACAGAAAAAGGCAACGGCAGCCTGATTCGCGAAGATGTCATCCTCAACGCCGCGAATGCTGCTGCTATAGAAATAGAAATCTATGACTCCTTTGGGGCATCAGCTCATCAAAATGAAAGTGAGAATCGCTTTCATTGGACTGTCGCAAAAAACCGCACAGGGCGTAAATCCCCATACGCCAGTAACCTCAATAACTGCACCCGACTAGCAAATCGCTATCGCGATGTTCTTACCTACGATGACAACACTAGCCTACCTCTGATTGCGTTTTATCCTGTCGAGCGCAGCGTCATCGATATTCCGCTAAAAATTAGGACTAAGCATACATTCTTGCAACTAAATGGTTACGACAATGCCCTGAGTCATGGTGTAGACTTTCGTCGCTTTTTCGAGTGGTTTCGGGAACGGGAAGATGCCGAAAATGAATCGGGAATTTCTGAAGATATGTTTAGTGAATTGAGAACACGATTGGGAACAAATCAAAATGTATGGCAACAATTAAAAGAATTACAAGCCTCAGCCAAAGATCGACAATTAACCGCTGTTCGCGCCGCTATTCATCATTTTATGCCCCACATGGATCGTCTCAGAGTCCGCCGTAAACCTCGTCTCCATATGGCGATCGACAAAAATGGTGAAACTTTGAATGTAGCCCAACTTTCGCAAGGCGAAAAATCCCTCATGGCTCTCGTCGGTGATATTGCCCGCCGTTTAGCCATGCTCAATCCCGCTCTAGATAATCCCCTCACGGGTGATGGCATCGTCTTGATTGATGAAGTGGATCTGCACTTGCATCCCTCTTGGCAACGCAGCTTGTGCGATCGCCTAGTCGAAACTTTTCCAAATTGTCAATTTGTGCTTACAACTCATTCGCCCTTGGTAATTAGTGACTGTCAGAATGTTTTGGTTTACAGCTTAACTGATGGTGAATTGCAAGAACTGCCATCCCAATACGGGCAAGATGTCAATACCGTCTTATTAGATGTCATGAATACTAGCATCCGCAACCAAGAAATTGACAGCAGACTCAATGATTTGCTCGATGCGATCCAAGAATCAAACCTGCCTCAGGCTCAACACTTACTAGCAGAATTGACGGCTGAACTACCTGCCAACCATCTAGAACTGATGAAAGCCAAACTATTACTTCGGAAACAAGAATTGCGTCATGCGAAACATTAG
- a CDS encoding sodium:proton antiporter, producing MSRLIKSAIAMVDHYILNLLVIGILLLTVTLGSGWISRLPVSYALIYLIVGIALGPYGVKLIELRPEAQVLEKLTEFVVLVSLFSCGLKMNRPLQLWAWNSTARLLGFLMPISIFAVAAIAHWFVKLDWGPAILLGAILAPTDPVLASEVQIADIEDRDELRFGLTSEGGLNDALAFPFVYFGIYALKDNNWPNWFSQWAAIDLLWAGAAGIVMGILVAKAVTWIDLRLQRYTPADELMEDFIALSTILLTYSLTEVVNGYGFLAVFVAGIVVQRSYHDPEKPLSQLHFTERIEKLMEVATILILGSILRLEALVAHSSYALLIAGLLIFFIRPVGAWLSTIGGRLHPASRLLCGWFGIRGVGSIYYLTYAFGHGLKGELGEKIAWITFTTIVISVIVHGISATPLMNWYDRRIKPKVPDLI from the coding sequence TTGTCACGCCTGATTAAAAGTGCGATCGCTATGGTAGATCATTACATTCTTAACTTGCTAGTAATTGGCATCCTCCTGCTCACAGTCACCTTGGGCTCGGGATGGATTTCGCGATTACCTGTATCTTATGCCTTAATTTATCTAATTGTCGGTATCGCATTGGGGCCCTACGGCGTCAAGCTGATTGAATTGCGGCCCGAAGCTCAAGTTCTCGAAAAACTCACAGAATTTGTAGTTCTTGTTTCCCTGTTCAGTTGTGGCTTAAAAATGAATCGCCCGCTACAACTTTGGGCGTGGAATTCCACCGCGCGACTGCTTGGTTTTTTAATGCCGATTTCGATTTTTGCTGTTGCTGCGATCGCTCATTGGTTTGTCAAATTAGATTGGGGCCCTGCGATTTTACTGGGAGCAATTCTGGCGCCCACCGATCCAGTTTTAGCCTCAGAAGTTCAGATAGCTGATATAGAAGATCGCGATGAATTGCGCTTTGGCTTAACCTCGGAAGGGGGATTAAACGATGCTTTAGCTTTTCCCTTTGTTTATTTTGGCATTTATGCGCTCAAAGATAACAACTGGCCGAACTGGTTTTCGCAGTGGGCCGCAATTGACTTGCTTTGGGCCGGGGCCGCAGGTATCGTCATGGGCATTTTAGTAGCTAAAGCAGTGACTTGGATCGATTTAAGACTCCAACGCTACACACCGGCCGACGAATTAATGGAAGATTTTATCGCTCTCAGCACAATTCTACTCACCTATTCCCTCACAGAAGTAGTCAACGGCTACGGATTTCTCGCTGTTTTTGTAGCAGGAATTGTAGTGCAGCGCAGTTACCATGACCCAGAAAAACCGCTTTCCCAACTGCACTTTACCGAGCGCATAGAAAAGTTAATGGAAGTAGCAACAATTTTAATATTGGGTTCCATTTTACGCCTAGAAGCTCTGGTAGCACATAGCAGCTACGCCCTGTTAATAGCTGGATTATTAATCTTTTTCATCCGGCCTGTGGGAGCTTGGCTCAGTACGATAGGTGGTCGCTTGCATCCCGCCAGCCGCTTGCTGTGCGGTTGGTTCGGGATTCGTGGCGTCGGTTCAATTTATTATCTTACCTATGCTTTTGGTCACGGATTGAAAGGCGAACTCGGCGAAAAGATTGCCTGGATAACCTTTACAACCATCGTCATTTCTGTGATTGTCCACGGCATTAGCGCCACCCCATTAATGAACTGGTACGATCGCCGAATTAAACCAAAAGTCCCAGATTTAATTTAA
- a CDS encoding universal stress protein, translated as MIHSSELPNNPDAVYVQPNHTYDRTRRRGKHKIFIGMAPGVGKTFRMLEEGHTLKSQGIDVAVGLLETHGRKETAAKAEGLEIVPRKQMLRGEKTMTEMDTEAVIARRPQLALVDELAHTNVPGSLREKRYQDVEEILNAGIDVFSTLNIQHIESLNDLVARITGVVVRERVPDRILEKADEIVVVDVTPETLEERLLEGKIYAPEKIEQSLKNFFQRRHLIALRELALREVADSVEDDAATLKGQVCNIHERVLVCVSTYPNSLQLLRRGARLANYMNAPFYAVFVDDPDRFLTKSESLHVETCQKLCKEFNGNFLRVNGTKIAKAISDVAKQYRITQIVIGESQQSRWNLLLRGSLTQQLVRSLKHVDLHIIATDKSGVPN; from the coding sequence ATGATTCACTCTAGCGAACTCCCAAACAATCCAGACGCTGTTTACGTCCAACCAAATCACACTTACGATCGCACCCGCCGCCGGGGAAAGCACAAAATCTTTATTGGGATGGCCCCCGGTGTCGGCAAAACCTTCCGAATGCTAGAAGAAGGACATACACTCAAATCTCAAGGCATTGATGTTGCTGTCGGACTATTAGAAACCCACGGGCGGAAAGAGACGGCAGCTAAAGCTGAAGGACTGGAAATAGTGCCGCGAAAACAAATGCTGCGCGGCGAAAAAACGATGACCGAAATGGATACAGAGGCGGTGATAGCACGCCGCCCTCAACTAGCATTAGTAGACGAACTGGCTCATACAAATGTCCCAGGTTCTCTGCGAGAAAAGCGATATCAAGATGTCGAAGAAATTCTTAATGCTGGAATTGATGTTTTCTCTACCCTCAACATTCAGCACATAGAAAGTCTCAACGATTTAGTAGCACGAATTACCGGAGTTGTAGTCCGAGAGCGAGTACCCGATCGCATTTTGGAAAAAGCTGACGAAATAGTAGTGGTTGATGTCACTCCCGAAACTCTCGAAGAAAGGTTGCTAGAAGGCAAGATTTATGCTCCAGAAAAAATAGAACAATCATTAAAAAACTTTTTTCAGCGCCGTCATTTAATTGCATTGCGAGAACTAGCATTGCGAGAAGTTGCAGACAGTGTTGAAGACGACGCAGCAACTTTAAAAGGTCAAGTTTGCAACATTCACGAACGAGTTTTAGTCTGCGTTTCGACTTATCCTAATTCCTTGCAATTGCTGCGGCGAGGCGCGAGGCTTGCTAACTATATGAATGCCCCGTTTTATGCTGTGTTTGTCGATGATCCAGACCGATTTTTAACAAAATCAGAAAGCTTGCACGTTGAAACTTGTCAGAAACTTTGTAAAGAATTTAACGGGAATTTTTTGCGAGTAAACGGCACTAAGATAGCAAAAGCGATTTCGGATGTAGCTAAACAGTATCGAATTACTCAAATTGTGATCGGGGAAAGCCAGCAATCCCGCTGGAATTTGCTGCTGCGTGGCTCCTTGACTCAACAGTTAGTGCGATCGCTCAAACACGTAGATTTGCACATCATCGCTACCGATAAAAGTGGGGTTCCTAATTAG
- the kdpC gene encoding K(+)-transporting ATPase subunit C has translation MRELIRAIRVTLVLWGITAIIYPLILLAIGQLAFNSQANGSLITKQGIVVGSSLIGQPFASEKYFWGRPSTTNYSSFAATDYDPSKAENTTQRTGVSGASNLAPSNSDLLKRGNEKDGFQGVQVEVARLSQAGIKPTADLVYTSGSSLDPHISVESARAQIERVAKVRSLNLNQVEMLVANNTDGRFLGVFGEPGVNVLKLNLALDGLQ, from the coding sequence ATGAGAGAATTAATCAGAGCCATCCGAGTGACTTTAGTTTTGTGGGGAATCACCGCAATTATCTATCCCTTAATCCTGCTAGCGATCGGTCAACTTGCCTTCAACTCCCAAGCAAACGGCAGCTTAATTACCAAGCAAGGAATTGTTGTCGGTTCATCGTTAATCGGTCAACCATTCGCCTCAGAAAAGTATTTTTGGGGTCGCCCCAGCACCACAAACTACAGCAGCTTTGCAGCTACTGATTACGACCCTAGCAAAGCCGAAAATACCACTCAGAGAACAGGGGTTTCGGGAGCGAGCAACCTCGCTCCCAGCAACTCGGATTTGCTGAAACGAGGCAATGAAAAAGATGGTTTTCAAGGCGTGCAAGTGGAAGTAGCCCGCCTCAGCCAAGCTGGAATCAAACCGACTGCCGATTTAGTCTACACTTCTGGTTCCAGCCTCGACCCCCACATTAGTGTAGAATCAGCTAGGGCGCAAATTGAGCGGGTAGCCAAAGTGCGATCGCTCAATCTCAATCAAGTAGAAATGCTCGTAGCCAACAATACAGACGGCAGGTTTCTGGGGGTTTTCGGCGAACCTGGAGTTAACGTCCTCAAATTGAATTTGGCTCTCGACGGTTTACAATAG
- the kdpF gene encoding K(+)-transporting ATPase subunit F, with translation MKRNDLLNDVLPRDFQETIELGQMLWQRHPIPVQLFLVMCFNLIIAPAVYAATDEGLTKKAAWGLSLLGLVIIGLAVYLFVVIFQPERF, from the coding sequence ATGAAACGCAACGATTTGCTGAATGATGTTTTACCGAGAGATTTTCAAGAAACCATTGAGTTAGGACAAATGCTGTGGCAGCGCCACCCAATCCCGGTGCAGCTATTTCTAGTAATGTGCTTTAACTTGATAATTGCCCCCGCAGTTTATGCGGCTACAGATGAAGGTTTAACTAAAAAAGCTGCCTGGGGTTTAAGTCTTTTAGGTTTAGTAATCATCGGACTTGCAGTTTATTTGTTTGTCGTAATTTTTCAACCCGAAAGATTTTAG
- the kdpB gene encoding potassium-transporting ATPase subunit KdpB, translating to MASSNTPDSEKSPRRGSRESRKHTPKANTKGLYQRAFKEAFLKLDPRIMLKNPVMFVVWVGTIVTALLTVDPTLFGPVPGKNQVLFNGLVTLILFFTLVFANFAEAVAEGRGKAQADALRSTKADTTARKLLPDGTIQEVSSTSLRRGDQIKVIAGDVIPSDGEVIAGVASVDESAITGESAPVLKEPGSDIASSVTGGTRILSDELTLRVMADPGKGFLDRMIALVEGAERTKTPNEIALTVLLAVLTLVFLIVVSTIPPIGNYVKTPVGVVTLISLLVALIPTTIGGLLSAIGIAGMDRVAQFNVIATSGRAVEACGDVNTLILDKTGTITLGNRLAEEFIPVNGHTLQEVAQVALTASVFDDTPEGKSIVRLAQNLGAQANFDRENAEGAIGLDFSAKTRMSGTDFPDGTEARKGAVEAVKGFVRSRGGNIGPDLDEAYERVSRLGGTPLGVCQGNDTYGIIYLKDVIKPGIRDRFDQLRKMGIRTIMLTGDNRITASVIADEAGVDDFIAEATPEDKIEVIRKQQAEGKLVAMTGDGTNDAPALAQANVGLAMNSGTQAAKEAANMVDLDSDPTKLIDLVTIGKQLLITRGALTTFSLANDIAKYFAIIPAMFAPVGTLNVMGLSSGQSAVLSALVYNALIIPALIPLALTGVKFRPLSANQLLQRNILIYGLGGAVAPFIAIKVIDVLITAVGLA from the coding sequence ATGGCTTCCTCCAATACCCCTGATTCCGAAAAATCCCCCCGCAGAGGCTCTCGTGAGTCTCGAAAACATACACCAAAAGCAAATACTAAAGGGCTTTATCAAAGAGCTTTTAAAGAAGCTTTTCTCAAGCTAGACCCCCGGATCATGCTAAAAAATCCGGTGATGTTTGTGGTGTGGGTGGGGACAATTGTAACTGCACTTTTGACCGTCGATCCGACGCTGTTTGGCCCGGTTCCCGGCAAGAATCAAGTTCTTTTTAACGGCCTGGTAACGTTAATTTTGTTTTTCACTTTGGTATTTGCTAATTTTGCCGAAGCGGTGGCGGAAGGCCGCGGGAAAGCGCAAGCAGATGCCCTGCGATCGACTAAAGCTGACACCACAGCCCGCAAACTCTTGCCAGATGGTACAATTCAAGAAGTTAGTTCAACATCTCTCAGACGCGGCGACCAAATTAAAGTGATCGCAGGCGATGTCATTCCTTCTGACGGCGAAGTGATCGCAGGCGTGGCGTCGGTGGATGAATCTGCAATCACTGGCGAATCGGCGCCCGTACTCAAAGAACCTGGTTCGGACATCGCCAGTTCAGTCACCGGCGGGACACGCATCCTTTCTGACGAGCTGACGCTGCGGGTGATGGCCGACCCCGGTAAGGGGTTTTTGGACAGGATGATCGCGCTGGTAGAGGGCGCTGAACGCACGAAAACGCCGAACGAGATCGCGCTGACGGTGCTGTTAGCGGTGCTGACTCTGGTATTTTTGATTGTGGTATCGACGATTCCGCCGATCGGCAATTATGTCAAAACTCCTGTAGGCGTAGTAACGCTGATTTCGCTGCTGGTAGCGCTGATCCCGACAACGATCGGCGGTTTGCTGAGTGCGATCGGCATTGCGGGGATGGATCGCGTCGCTCAATTTAACGTGATAGCGACCTCCGGGCGCGCCGTGGAGGCTTGCGGCGACGTAAATACATTGATTTTGGACAAAACGGGGACGATCACGCTGGGGAACCGTTTAGCCGAGGAATTCATTCCCGTAAACGGTCATACGCTGCAAGAAGTGGCGCAGGTGGCGCTGACGGCGAGCGTATTTGACGATACTCCAGAGGGAAAGTCGATCGTCCGTTTGGCTCAAAACCTGGGCGCACAGGCGAACTTCGATCGAGAAAATGCAGAAGGAGCGATCGGACTTGATTTCTCTGCTAAAACGCGGATGTCTGGCACCGATTTTCCCGATGGTACCGAGGCGCGCAAGGGTGCGGTGGAGGCAGTGAAGGGTTTTGTGCGATCGCGCGGCGGCAATATCGGCCCCGATCTCGATGAAGCTTACGAGCGAGTTTCGCGATTAGGAGGCACACCATTAGGCGTTTGTCAAGGCAACGACACCTACGGGATTATCTATTTGAAAGATGTGATTAAACCCGGAATTCGCGATCGATTTGACCAACTGCGAAAAATGGGAATTCGCACCATAATGCTCACCGGAGATAACCGGATTACAGCATCAGTAATTGCCGACGAAGCGGGAGTTGACGACTTCATCGCCGAAGCAACTCCCGAAGACAAAATCGAAGTAATTCGCAAGCAACAAGCAGAAGGCAAATTAGTAGCAATGACGGGAGACGGCACCAACGACGCACCCGCCCTAGCCCAAGCAAACGTCGGACTCGCGATGAATTCCGGCACCCAAGCCGCCAAAGAAGCAGCAAACATGGTGGACTTAGATTCCGATCCCACCAAACTCATCGACTTAGTAACAATCGGCAAACAATTGCTGATTACTCGCGGCGCCCTCACCACATTTTCCCTAGCCAACGACATCGCCAAATATTTTGCAATTATTCCCGCCATGTTTGCCCCCGTTGGCACATTGAATGTGATGGGTTTAAGTAGCGGTCAATCAGCAGTTCTATCTGCATTAGTTTACAATGCGTTGATTATTCCCGCTTTAATTCCCCTAGCATTAACCGGAGTTAAATTTCGACCATTGAGCGCCAATCAACTGTTGCAGCGAAACATTTTAATCTACGGATTGGGTGGAGCAGTTGCACCGTTTATTGCCATCAAAGTTATCGATGTTTTGATTACCGCCGTCGGGCTAGCATAG
- the kdpA gene encoding potassium-transporting ATPase subunit KdpA, translating into MLEGLIQVTLTLIILIAIAPVFGNYMALVYMGEKTLLDPAIKPVEQLIYKASNIRSGDSMTGWQYARSLLYSNLAMGIFVFLIFMLQGLLPLNPTSLSAPTWDTALHTTISFLTNTDQQHYSGETTFSYLSQLTLGFLMFTSAATGLAVGIAFIRGLTGRPLGNFYIDLIQSITRILLPLSLIIGLLLLISGVPETLAGPAVARTLEGGTQVIARGPVAHFESIKQLGENGGGFFAINSAHPFENPNAFSNLLATLAMVSIPAALIHTYGRFANNKKQGWLIFGMVFVIYVVLIGIAAVGEFQGNPQVNSLLGSVQPNLEGKEVRFGWAQTILWAVTTTGTMCGAVNGMHDSLMAPGGFATLFNLFLQIVWGGQGTGTAYLFIYLILSVFLTGLMVGRTPEFLGRKIEKREIVLASVVLLIHPIAVLIPGAITLAFTDSLSGISNSGFHGISQVMYEYASAAANNGSGFEGLADSQPAPTGLWWNLSTCFSLLMGRYVPIIALLLLADSMTNKQLVPETTGTLRTDSVLFTSVTAGVIIILGALTFFPVLALGPIAEGYEIRSGKFEPAPITAPSPLGTPTPPSQ; encoded by the coding sequence ATGCTCGAAGGATTAATTCAAGTCACATTAACGCTAATCATTTTAATAGCGATCGCCCCCGTGTTCGGCAACTACATGGCGCTGGTGTACATGGGAGAAAAAACCCTTCTCGACCCCGCCATTAAACCAGTAGAACAACTGATCTACAAAGCCAGCAATATCCGGTCTGGAGATTCCATGACAGGTTGGCAATATGCGCGATCGTTGCTCTACAGCAACCTAGCAATGGGGATATTTGTATTCCTGATTTTCATGCTTCAGGGACTGCTGCCTTTAAATCCCACCAGCCTCAGCGCGCCCACCTGGGATACCGCCCTGCACACGACTATTTCATTCCTCACAAATACCGACCAACAGCATTACTCCGGCGAGACAACATTCAGTTATCTATCCCAGCTAACCCTGGGTTTTTTAATGTTTACCTCCGCCGCCACCGGTTTAGCAGTAGGGATTGCCTTTATTCGGGGATTGACTGGTCGCCCGCTGGGCAACTTTTACATCGATTTAATTCAATCAATCACCCGGATTCTGCTACCTCTTTCTTTGATAATTGGCTTGCTTTTGCTAATTTCAGGAGTGCCGGAAACCTTGGCTGGGCCGGCAGTTGCCCGCACCTTAGAAGGTGGCACTCAAGTAATTGCTCGTGGGCCTGTCGCTCACTTTGAAAGCATCAAACAACTCGGAGAAAACGGTGGCGGATTTTTCGCCATTAACTCGGCTCATCCCTTTGAAAATCCCAACGCTTTTAGCAACCTGCTGGCAACCCTAGCAATGGTTTCGATTCCCGCTGCTCTAATTCACACCTACGGCAGATTTGCCAATAACAAAAAGCAGGGCTGGCTGATTTTTGGGATGGTGTTTGTAATTTATGTTGTCTTGATTGGCATTGCGGCAGTTGGCGAGTTTCAAGGCAATCCGCAAGTTAATAGTTTGCTGGGTTCGGTACAGCCAAATTTAGAAGGAAAAGAAGTTAGATTCGGCTGGGCCCAAACTATCCTGTGGGCGGTAACTACGACTGGCACAATGTGCGGCGCTGTCAACGGAATGCACGATTCTTTAATGGCTCCCGGCGGTTTTGCTACTTTGTTTAACTTGTTTCTGCAAATTGTTTGGGGCGGACAAGGAACGGGAACGGCTTACTTATTTATTTACCTAATTTTGAGCGTGTTTCTCACCGGATTGATGGTGGGGAGAACGCCGGAATTTTTAGGGCGCAAAATTGAAAAACGGGAAATTGTTTTAGCGAGTGTGGTTTTGTTGATTCACCCGATCGCAGTTTTGATTCCTGGCGCGATCACCCTCGCCTTTACCGATAGCTTAAGTGGCATCAGTAATTCAGGATTTCACGGCATTTCGCAGGTGATGTACGAATACGCTTCGGCGGCGGCTAACAACGGTTCTGGTTTTGAAGGATTGGCCGATTCTCAACCCGCACCTACCGGACTTTGGTGGAATTTAAGCACCTGTTTTAGCTTGCTGATGGGGCGCTACGTTCCAATTATTGCCTTGCTGCTATTAGCTGACAGCATGACAAACAAACAACTGGTTCCCGAAACCACAGGAACTCTCAGAACAGATTCCGTTTTGTTCACCAGTGTAACCGCAGGAGTAATCATCATTCTGGGTGCGCTAACATTCTTCCCCGTGCTAGCTTTGGGGCCAATTGCTGAAGGATACGAAATCAGGAGCGGCAAATTTGAACCCGCACCAATAACTGCGCCATCGCCTCTGGGAACACCAACTCCTCCATCTCAGTAG